One genomic region from Sulfurimonas sp. encodes:
- a CDS encoding 50S ribosomal protein L11 methyltransferase, with the protein MQEYYYELVVNVSSHKELFADFLADTIPVGFEETKMGFIVRSEDELETIAWGLEQFCEALTKALGQNIDLETSHKKLKNSDWVELYQKSITPLCIDKFYIHTTWNKPNSQLINIQIDPALAFGTGHHPTTASALRAISKYVKEGSCILDVGCGSGILGIAAMKLNAVVDACDTDPVSVQNSIDNAKLNDLEFAKIWEGSCSLSSKKYDVVVANIVADVLTFIAKDLKNALNEDGILIISGILDKYEKKVLTFYKDCEVVQKIQEDEWLTFILKRK; encoded by the coding sequence ATGCAAGAGTACTACTACGAGTTAGTAGTTAATGTTTCCTCTCACAAGGAGTTATTTGCAGATTTTTTAGCCGATACGATTCCTGTTGGTTTTGAAGAAACTAAAATGGGTTTCATCGTAAGAAGTGAAGATGAACTTGAAACTATAGCTTGGGGATTAGAGCAATTTTGTGAAGCTCTTACAAAAGCTTTAGGACAAAATATAGATTTAGAAACTAGTCATAAAAAACTTAAAAACAGCGACTGGGTTGAACTTTATCAAAAGAGTATAACACCACTTTGTATAGATAAATTTTATATTCATACAACTTGGAATAAACCCAATTCACAACTTATAAATATACAAATAGATCCAGCTTTAGCTTTTGGAACAGGTCATCATCCAACAACTGCTTCAGCACTAAGAGCTATTTCTAAGTATGTAAAAGAAGGTAGTTGTATCCTTGATGTGGGTTGTGGAAGCGGGATACTTGGTATCGCAGCTATGAAGTTAAATGCAGTAGTAGATGCTTGTGATACTGACCCAGTATCAGTGCAAAATAGTATAGATAATGCAAAACTTAATGATCTTGAATTTGCAAAAATTTGGGAAGGTTCATGTTCTTTAAGTTCTAAAAAGTATGATGTAGTTGTTGCAAATATTGTAGCAGATGTACTTACTTTTATAGCAAAAGATTTAAAAAATGCTTTAAATGAAGATGGTATTTTAATCATATCTGGTATTTTAGATAAATATGAAAAGAAAGTTTTAACTTTTTACAAAGATTGTGAAGTAGTCCAAAAGATACAAGAAGATGAATGGTTAACCTTCATTTTAAAAAGAAAATAA
- a CDS encoding PDC sensor domain-containing protein, translated as MVASDIQNFAEGRTKVRAYFCYLFSKNIPNRLPSLSVEMIMPRMLKIKADLENCEGVYLLDHRGVQITPTYTANAQIDDDTGKIRADRAYYYRAVREGRCSITDPYPSLITQELTVTASQPIYSESGVLKYVACLDMPLDEVLKIAHLNKSDAFFSKFFKFSYAMYSFALIAVAIFLFAHGVKSFFVEEVAGTNLIIDDMFMATILLTLSLAIFDLAKTLIEEEILGRHKEQNISGPHKTMVKFLGSIIIALSIEALMLVFKFAITDPEKLIYATYIIGGVAVLILSLAVYIKFTKVRNSSDSDS; from the coding sequence ATGGTTGCTTCAGATATTCAAAATTTTGCAGAAGGTAGAACGAAGGTAAGAGCTTACTTTTGTTATCTCTTTTCTAAAAACATTCCAAATAGACTTCCCTCCCTCTCAGTAGAGATGATAATGCCTCGTATGCTAAAGATAAAAGCAGATTTAGAAAACTGTGAAGGTGTATATCTGCTTGACCATAGAGGTGTTCAGATAACACCAACATATACTGCAAATGCACAAATAGATGACGATACAGGGAAAATCAGAGCAGATAGAGCCTACTATTATAGAGCAGTTAGAGAGGGCAGATGTAGTATTACAGACCCTTACCCATCTCTAATTACACAAGAGTTGACAGTTACAGCATCTCAACCAATCTACTCTGAAAGTGGAGTGTTGAAATATGTGGCATGTTTAGATATGCCTCTTGATGAAGTTTTAAAAATTGCGCATTTAAATAAATCAGATGCCTTCTTTTCTAAGTTTTTTAAATTTTCTTATGCTATGTATTCTTTTGCTCTTATTGCTGTTGCAATCTTTTTATTTGCACATGGTGTTAAGAGCTTTTTTGTGGAAGAAGTAGCAGGTACTAATCTGATAATAGATGATATGTTTATGGCAACTATTCTCCTTACTTTATCTTTGGCCATTTTTGATTTAGCTAAGACTCTTATTGAAGAAGAGATTTTGGGTAGGCATAAAGAACAAAATATTTCAGGTCCACATAAAACCATGGTTAAATTTTTAGGTTCTATAATTATAGCTTTGTCTATTGAAGCTTTGATGTTGGTGTTTAAGTTTGCTATAACAGACCCAGAAAAACTTATATATGCAACATATATTATTGGTGGAGTGGCTGTCTTGATATTAAGTCTAGCAGTATATATAAAATTTACAAAAGTGAGAAATAGTAGTGATAGCGATAGTTGA
- the waaC gene encoding lipopolysaccharide heptosyltransferase I — translation MKEYKKIAIVRLSALGDIINSAVVLQFIHKKFPNAQIDWITEEVFSPLLKSHHLIHNVHIINLKKIKKEKNFLLLKKNISYLRSLGEFDIVIDMQGLLKSAIVSRFISKNTHGFDKESSREGLSSLFYKTTSKIAYEESIVKRNCFLSSDALGFELSDEMILNKKPIFEIKKIDFIDASKINIAFIIGASWLSKKYPKEKIIQLCNELKENSIIVWGDEDEKKDAEFICKHSSYASIAPKLPLIELLSLISSVNLVIGNDTGPTHMAWAQNIASITLFGPTTSRMIYETPKNIGIKSSSKVDILKINKNDFSIQDIEVKEIVSKAKELLNYEI, via the coding sequence ATGAAAGAATATAAAAAAATAGCTATTGTTCGCTTATCTGCACTTGGGGATATAATAAATAGTGCTGTTGTTTTACAATTTATACATAAAAAATTTCCAAATGCGCAAATAGATTGGATAACAGAAGAAGTTTTTTCTCCTTTGCTTAAAAGCCATCATCTAATCCACAATGTTCACATAATTAATCTAAAAAAAATCAAAAAAGAAAAGAACTTCTTACTTTTGAAAAAAAACATCTCTTATCTTCGCTCTTTAGGAGAGTTTGATATTGTTATAGATATGCAAGGACTTTTAAAATCTGCCATAGTTTCAAGGTTCATTAGTAAAAATACTCATGGTTTTGATAAAGAGTCCTCAAGAGAAGGTCTTAGTTCTCTGTTTTACAAAACAACTTCTAAAATTGCATACGAGGAAAGCATCGTTAAAAGAAACTGTTTTTTAAGCTCAGATGCTTTAGGCTTTGAACTAAGTGATGAGATGATTTTAAATAAAAAACCTATTTTTGAAATAAAAAAAATAGATTTCATAGATGCTAGTAAAATAAATATAGCTTTTATCATCGGTGCTTCTTGGCTATCTAAAAAATACCCTAAAGAAAAAATTATCCAACTATGTAATGAGCTAAAAGAAAATTCTATTATAGTTTGGGGAGATGAAGATGAAAAAAAAGATGCAGAATTTATTTGTAAACATTCTTCTTATGCATCTATTGCTCCAAAGCTTCCATTAATAGAACTTTTATCTTTGATTTCAAGTGTTAATTTAGTCATAGGAAACGATACGGGACCTACACACATGGCATGGGCTCAAAATATTGCATCTATAACTCTTTTTGGTCCTACAACAAGTAGAATGATTTATGAAACACCTAAAAATATTGGGATAAAATCAAGCTCAAAAGTAGATATTTTAAAAATAAATAAAAATGATTTTTCTATACAAGATATAGAAGTTAAAGAAATTGTTTCAAAAGCTAAGGAGCTATTAAACTATGAGATTTAA
- the hisH gene encoding imidazole glycerol phosphate synthase subunit HisH — protein MIAIVDYNMGNLASVQNAFALLGEKTVVESDPSKFKNYDKLILPGVGAFGDAMEHLRDRDMIDAIKEYAKSGKYMLGICLGMQLLFESSEEFGEHEGLGLIKGNVKAFDTSKFEEKLKVPHMGWNRMFTTSHPLFENLDEEHYLYFVHTYHVNCTNEEDIIGRTNYGYEFTSAVAHGNIFGIQPHPEKSHDNGLAILKNFIGL, from the coding sequence GTGATAGCGATAGTTGATTATAACATGGGGAACTTAGCAAGTGTACAAAATGCATTTGCTTTGTTGGGAGAAAAAACGGTTGTTGAGAGTGATCCAAGTAAGTTTAAAAATTATGATAAGTTAATTTTACCAGGAGTTGGTGCTTTTGGCGATGCTATGGAGCATCTAAGAGATAGAGATATGATAGATGCTATAAAAGAGTATGCAAAAAGTGGGAAGTATATGCTTGGAATCTGTCTTGGTATGCAACTTCTTTTTGAATCAAGTGAAGAGTTTGGAGAACATGAAGGTCTAGGACTCATCAAAGGTAATGTAAAAGCTTTTGATACTTCTAAGTTTGAAGAAAAACTAAAAGTACCTCATATGGGTTGGAACAGAATGTTTACAACTTCTCATCCTCTTTTTGAAAACTTAGATGAAGAACATTATCTTTATTTTGTGCATACTTATCATGTTAATTGTACAAACGAAGAAGATATTATCGGTAGAACAAATTATGGTTATGAGTTTACATCGGCAGTAGCTCACGGAAATATTTTTGGCATCCAGCCTCACCCGGAAAAAAGCCATGACAATGGTCTTGCGATATTAAAAAACTTTATAGGATTATAA
- a CDS encoding FlgO family outer membrane protein, whose protein sequence is MKNIWMLTLCLASMLSADISGVGYAQTNKEAKKEALGDLSQVIKSEVRSNFESKSFVKGDKGNSSSSSNIKISSNLPILGADFTFIDRAMEVEARVELSPHKVKALYTKKLQNIKKELDSISSEIGNTSSSSSTLKLQLYSDAYSLLKEYDRYESVAMILGSKLPNRPTLTKAKVKLELAKLDSNIDSLDMASRVLAKSFKNKNIFVYPPLMQSNTTVAQFGAVFVKKLKAKVKSVKSPKNASYLLVGEYVVTKKMMVLNYELLSIKTNEIVASKTININKKAYKNIQVKPKNIDFDALLNSGVISSSSLKVSLNSNRGSENLLFNKGEDIELFVKLNKMGYIYIVGYTQTKEGSFSYLLELSEGNGNSRFVKFINADDASRWISLGEFTVEPPFGVESIQVIASNRKINSLPSVSYDEKSGYYIISKDIKKALVKTRGIKKKKSKKTELSEDVMSFTTIR, encoded by the coding sequence GTGAAAAATATATGGATGCTTACACTTTGTTTGGCATCTATGCTAAGTGCAGATATAAGTGGGGTAGGTTATGCTCAAACAAATAAAGAAGCAAAAAAAGAGGCTCTTGGGGATTTGAGTCAGGTTATAAAAAGTGAGGTTCGTTCCAACTTTGAATCAAAGTCTTTCGTAAAAGGAGATAAAGGAAACTCAAGTTCTTCATCAAACATAAAAATAAGCTCAAACTTACCAATATTAGGTGCTGATTTTACTTTTATAGATAGAGCTATGGAAGTTGAAGCAAGAGTAGAGTTATCCCCACATAAAGTAAAAGCACTCTATACTAAAAAACTACAAAATATAAAAAAAGAGTTAGATAGTATAAGCTCAGAAATAGGTAACACTTCATCTTCATCTTCTACTTTGAAACTACAACTTTACAGCGATGCTTATTCACTTTTAAAAGAGTATGACAGATATGAAAGTGTAGCGATGATTTTAGGCTCAAAACTACCAAATCGTCCAACTTTAACCAAGGCAAAAGTAAAACTAGAACTAGCAAAACTTGACTCAAATATAGACTCACTAGATATGGCAAGTAGAGTTTTAGCAAAAAGTTTTAAAAACAAAAATATTTTTGTTTATCCGCCACTTATGCAATCAAACACAACAGTTGCTCAATTTGGTGCTGTTTTTGTAAAAAAGCTAAAAGCTAAAGTAAAGAGTGTAAAAAGTCCTAAAAATGCTTCTTATCTGTTAGTAGGAGAGTATGTAGTTACAAAAAAAATGATGGTTTTAAACTATGAACTCTTAAGTATAAAAACAAATGAGATAGTTGCTTCAAAAACAATAAACATAAATAAAAAAGCTTACAAAAACATACAAGTAAAACCAAAAAATATAGACTTTGACGCTTTACTTAACTCAGGAGTGATAAGTTCTAGTTCTTTAAAGGTTTCTCTAAACTCAAACAGAGGAAGTGAAAACTTACTTTTTAACAAGGGTGAAGATATAGAGCTTTTTGTAAAACTAAACAAGATGGGTTATATCTATATAGTCGGTTATACACAAACAAAAGAAGGAAGTTTTTCTTATCTTTTAGAGTTAAGTGAAGGTAATGGAAACAGTAGATTTGTTAAGTTTATAAATGCAGATGATGCATCTAGATGGATAAGTTTAGGAGAGTTCACAGTTGAACCACCTTTTGGAGTAGAGAGCATCCAAGTCATAGCATCTAACCGTAAAATAAATTCTCTTCCATCTGTAAGTTATGATGAAAAAAGTGGCTATTATATCATTTCAAAAGACATAAAAAAAGCTCTTGTAAAAACAAGAGGTATCAAAAAGAAAAAGAGCAAAAAAACAGAACTTAGCGAAGATGTTATGAGTTTTACAACTATTAGATAA
- a CDS encoding chemotaxis response regulator CheY — MKLLVVDDSSTMRRIIKNTLARLGYKDILEGADGVEGWAQMDSNPDIDMLITDWNMPEMNGLELVKKVRADDRFVDTPIIMVTTEGGKSEVITALKAGVNNYIVKPFTPQVLKEKLGAVMGVS, encoded by the coding sequence TTGAAATTACTTGTGGTTGATGATAGTTCTACAATGCGCCGTATTATAAAAAATACTTTGGCTCGTTTAGGTTATAAAGACATACTTGAAGGTGCTGATGGCGTTGAAGGTTGGGCTCAAATGGATTCTAATCCTGATATTGATATGTTAATTACTGATTGGAATATGCCAGAAATGAATGGATTAGAACTTGTGAAAAAAGTTCGTGCTGATGATAGATTTGTAGATACACCGATTATTATGGTAACTACAGAAGGTGGTAAATCAGAAGTGATTACTGCACTTAAAGCAGGTGTAAATAACTATATAGTTAAACCTTTTACTCCTCAGGTATTAAAAGAAAAGCTTGGTGCTGTAATGGGTGTTTCTTAG
- a CDS encoding AI-2E family transporter — MKPQFFVTILFATSLYWMYLLYAPFVLAITIAALLAISTANIQTYFESIFKNKLFSAMASSLLLAVLFFAPLGYFLATLTLQLNSLETQTYLQMETYVRAFIETPPEYLLFLKPYALDAIKEMDINNFTTNVLSITGKIGSFSAGFLKNAFLIIIFYFFAQYNGENIVKFLKRVVHMSIEETTLLSKELASVMSVVFYSIIATAMFEGVLFGVAISFLGYNGLLFGIMYGFASLVPVIGGIMMWLPFMIYEFAVGNNGNAIFIASYSIVVISIIADTFIKPLIIKGINQRLLKEDDAKINELVIFFAIIAGLATFGFWGMILGPAITAFFLTILKLFEARTQECENNSFDI, encoded by the coding sequence ATGAAACCACAATTTTTTGTAACAATTTTATTTGCTACATCATTGTACTGGATGTATTTACTTTATGCTCCTTTTGTTCTTGCTATTACAATTGCAGCTCTTTTGGCAATTTCAACTGCCAATATTCAAACATATTTTGAAAGTATTTTCAAAAATAAACTTTTTTCAGCTATGGCTTCAAGTTTGTTATTAGCAGTTTTGTTTTTCGCTCCATTAGGTTATTTCTTGGCAACGCTTACTTTGCAACTAAATTCACTTGAAACACAAACATATTTACAAATGGAAACCTATGTAAGAGCGTTTATAGAAACTCCTCCAGAGTATTTACTGTTTTTAAAACCCTATGCGCTAGATGCTATAAAAGAGATGGATATTAATAACTTCACAACAAATGTTCTTTCAATCACTGGTAAGATAGGTTCTTTTAGTGCAGGTTTTTTAAAGAACGCTTTTTTAATCATAATCTTTTACTTTTTCGCTCAATACAATGGTGAAAACATAGTTAAGTTTTTAAAACGAGTTGTTCATATGTCCATAGAAGAAACAACTCTGCTTTCTAAAGAGTTAGCATCTGTAATGAGTGTTGTTTTTTACTCAATCATTGCAACAGCGATGTTTGAAGGAGTTCTTTTTGGAGTAGCGATTTCATTTCTAGGTTATAACGGTCTTTTATTTGGAATCATGTATGGGTTTGCATCTCTTGTTCCCGTTATTGGCGGGATTATGATGTGGTTACCATTTATGATTTATGAGTTTGCAGTTGGTAACAATGGCAATGCAATTTTTATAGCCTCTTATTCTATAGTTGTTATTTCTATAATCGCAGACACTTTTATAAAACCACTAATCATTAAAGGGATAAATCAAAGGCTTTTAAAAGAAGATGATGCAAAGATAAATGAACTTGTGATTTTCTTTGCTATTATCGCGGGACTTGCAACATTTGGGTTTTGGGGTATGATTTTAGGACCTGCTATTACAGCATTTTTCTTAACTATCTTAAAACTTTTTGAGGCGAGAACTCAAGAGTGTGAAAATAATAGTTTCGATATATGA
- the hisA gene encoding 1-(5-phosphoribosyl)-5-[(5-phosphoribosylamino)methylideneamino]imidazole-4-carboxamide isomerase, translated as MTLYPAIDLKDGKAVRLTKGLMDSAKIYSDEPWSLVKKFEEMGAEWVHLVDLNGAFAGEPKNLEQIIKIRQNSNVKLELGGGIRDEETIKKMLEIGIDRIILGSIAVTNPQFVKDMASKYPIAVGIDAIDGFVAVEGWADVSTMKATDLAKEYASAGVEAIICTDVSKDGTLAGVNVDFTLDIARASGVSTIASGGVKDESDIEALIATNEVDGVIIGKAYYEGKLDLPKMFKLLN; from the coding sequence ATGACACTTTACCCAGCAATAGATTTAAAAGATGGAAAAGCAGTTCGCCTTACAAAAGGCTTGATGGACAGTGCAAAGATTTACTCAGATGAGCCTTGGTCTTTAGTGAAAAAGTTTGAAGAGATGGGTGCAGAGTGGGTGCATTTAGTTGATTTAAATGGAGCTTTTGCAGGTGAGCCAAAAAACTTAGAACAGATAATAAAAATCAGACAAAACTCTAATGTTAAACTAGAACTTGGCGGTGGCATCCGTGATGAAGAAACTATCAAAAAGATGCTAGAAATTGGGATAGATAGAATCATCTTAGGTTCTATTGCAGTGACAAATCCTCAGTTTGTTAAAGATATGGCTAGTAAATATCCAATAGCAGTAGGTATAGATGCCATAGATGGTTTTGTTGCAGTAGAAGGTTGGGCAGATGTTAGCACTATGAAGGCAACTGATTTGGCTAAAGAGTATGCATCTGCTGGTGTTGAAGCTATTATCTGTACAGATGTTAGCAAAGATGGGACTTTAGCAGGAGTTAATGTTGATTTCACATTAGATATTGCGCGAGCAAGTGGTGTAAGCACTATTGCAAGTGGTGGTGTAAAAGACGAAAGTGACATAGAAGCTTTGATAGCAACAAATGAAGTTGATGGTGTAATAATTGGAAAAGCTTACTATGAAGGTAAATTAGATTTGCCAAAGATGTTTAAACTTCTAAATTAA
- a CDS encoding PilZ domain-containing protein, which produces MIHLYNNTISSSQLKEVVKAFKGYKSIDINRCTGIDDDFIYFVEIDKIKKTLLLKIKELLKNKKKSLIYFFINDSHSLMLFQLASLLEVKNIFTKKNIASKILVDIQKEIKEHQTIQQEHQIAQTIMHDHHFMIFENNKLKFASSKIYKDFNCIDLEDVKSKICSQFNLDALLKEDSSIQNVFKFGVSQELYNIKSSTSDLNQEKFIYIENMPEDNHYDVRGIDFIKNRIYFIETLKEKVLEVSISAGMLGVISIHIENIANLRNDWSEYEIEMSIRDILLQVELEIESHTILAQYDSGLYVTLFQDLDFEALKQKASKIQSHINEYSDKQKIKPLIGLYAFDIHNLELNQILQIISNISKEELSPKDIESQSLYRIINIDDTLDEEKIIDILLQASFTNKTAIKLMNIYKGLCINTSSLIVKKIDQEIYVRYEHLQGTVMHLEKETVLQSSNFPKDIIADVKYVDPKKSIAQLKNFRFVQGSANSRKYSRVTCALRVPISITHDKGTLNGEILDISLNSIAIKTRFSKNINTLKLSKIVLNFTLPIKDTEFGYMQLSLNAKVVFTLCDDEFCKVVLNLYEDQSSEAVLMEYVYARQKEIIVELKKQTAMLQ; this is translated from the coding sequence ATGATTCACTTATACAATAACACTATTTCATCATCACAGTTAAAAGAGGTAGTAAAAGCTTTTAAAGGGTATAAGAGTATTGATATAAATAGATGTACGGGTATTGATGATGATTTTATATATTTTGTTGAAATAGATAAAATAAAAAAAACTCTTTTGTTAAAAATCAAAGAACTTCTTAAAAACAAAAAGAAAAGTTTGATTTACTTTTTTATAAATGATTCTCATAGTTTAATGCTTTTCCAACTTGCTTCTTTGTTGGAAGTAAAAAATATATTTACAAAAAAAAATATCGCTTCTAAGATACTAGTTGACATCCAAAAAGAGATAAAAGAACACCAAACCATACAACAAGAACATCAAATTGCCCAAACTATTATGCATGACCACCATTTTATGATTTTTGAAAACAACAAACTAAAATTTGCTTCTTCAAAAATATATAAAGACTTTAACTGCATAGACCTAGAAGATGTAAAGTCAAAAATTTGTTCGCAGTTTAACTTAGACGCTCTGCTAAAAGAAGACTCTTCTATCCAAAATGTTTTTAAATTTGGCGTAAGTCAAGAATTGTACAATATCAAAAGTAGCACTTCAGATTTAAATCAAGAAAAATTTATCTATATAGAAAATATGCCTGAAGACAATCATTATGATGTTCGTGGTATTGACTTTATAAAAAATCGCATTTACTTCATAGAAACTTTAAAAGAAAAAGTTTTAGAAGTTAGCATCTCTGCTGGAATGCTTGGTGTTATAAGTATTCATATAGAAAACATTGCAAACCTTAGAAATGATTGGAGTGAGTATGAGATAGAGATGTCCATACGCGATATTCTTCTTCAAGTAGAGTTAGAAATAGAATCTCACACTATCTTAGCTCAATATGATAGTGGACTTTATGTAACCCTTTTCCAAGATTTAGATTTTGAAGCATTAAAACAAAAAGCTTCTAAAATACAGTCACATATAAATGAGTACTCAGACAAACAAAAGATAAAACCGCTTATAGGGCTTTATGCTTTTGATATACATAATTTAGAGTTAAATCAAATTTTACAAATCATTTCAAATATTTCAAAAGAAGAACTATCTCCAAAAGATATAGAATCACAAAGCCTTTATAGAATTATAAATATTGATGACACTTTAGATGAAGAAAAAATTATAGATATACTTTTACAAGCATCTTTTACAAATAAAACCGCTATAAAACTGATGAATATTTATAAAGGTTTATGCATAAACACTTCTTCATTAATCGTAAAAAAAATAGATCAAGAGATATATGTAAGATATGAACATCTTCAAGGTACAGTCATGCATCTAGAAAAAGAAACTGTCTTACAATCATCAAATTTTCCAAAAGATATAATTGCTGATGTAAAATATGTTGACCCTAAAAAAAGTATAGCTCAACTCAAAAACTTTAGATTTGTTCAAGGAAGTGCGAACTCTAGAAAGTACTCTCGTGTTACTTGTGCACTTAGAGTACCTATATCTATAACTCACGATAAAGGTACCTTAAACGGAGAGATTTTAGATATATCTCTTAACTCTATAGCTATTAAAACAAGGTTTTCAAAAAATATAAATACTTTAAAACTTAGTAAAATTGTTTTAAACTTTACTCTTCCTATAAAAGATACTGAGTTTGGTTATATGCAACTTTCACTAAATGCTAAAGTAGTTTTTACCCTTTGTGATGATGAGTTTTGTAAAGTTGTACTAAACCTATACGAAGACCAATCAAGTGAAGCTGTTTTAATGGAATATGTCTATGCAAGACAAAAAGAGATAATAGTTGAGTTAAAAAAACAAACGGCTATGCTACAATAA
- a CDS encoding lipid A biosynthesis lauroyl acyltransferase gives MRFKLFLLLEKFLMLLPKTWRKGFFTFLGILAYKASARYRKVAHQNLDFAFNNQKSEKEKDEITKYAFKNLIYNFLHAMELRHMSKEDLKKKITIQNIQAVNKVHKEGRAVIYVTTHYSSWELGGASIGAFIEPLIAVYKRMKNQEYQEWLLDARDSFGNISMEKTNVVKPLVRNLKKGVACGLLIDTNINPKEGLMVEFMGKSIRQTSTPAYLGRKFNAAIIPVTIRTDDEENYTLMLFDEIPVEKTDDIQADIQKATQLQADWLTKLITNEPKFWFWLHRRWKNDHPEIYEK, from the coding sequence ATGAGATTTAAACTTTTTTTACTACTAGAGAAATTTTTGATGCTACTTCCTAAAACATGGAGAAAAGGTTTTTTTACTTTTCTCGGAATTCTTGCATATAAAGCATCTGCAAGATATAGAAAAGTTGCACATCAAAATCTTGACTTTGCTTTTAATAATCAAAAAAGTGAAAAAGAAAAAGATGAGATAACTAAGTATGCTTTTAAAAATTTAATATATAACTTTCTTCATGCTATGGAACTTCGACACATGAGTAAAGAAGATTTAAAAAAGAAAATCACTATACAAAATATCCAAGCAGTTAATAAAGTTCACAAAGAAGGACGAGCAGTTATATATGTAACAACTCATTACAGTTCATGGGAGCTCGGAGGAGCTAGCATCGGAGCTTTTATAGAACCTCTAATAGCAGTTTATAAAAGAATGAAAAATCAAGAATATCAAGAGTGGCTTTTAGATGCAAGAGATTCTTTTGGAAACATCTCAATGGAGAAAACAAATGTTGTAAAACCTCTTGTTAGAAACCTAAAAAAAGGTGTAGCTTGTGGTCTTTTAATAGATACAAACATAAACCCAAAAGAAGGCTTAATGGTAGAGTTTATGGGTAAAAGCATCCGTCAAACTTCTACTCCAGCTTATCTAGGACGAAAATTTAATGCAGCCATAATTCCTGTAACCATAAGAACTGATGATGAAGAGAACTATACACTTATGCTTTTTGATGAGATACCAGTAGAAAAAACTGATGATATTCAAGCAGATATACAAAAGGCTACACAACTTCAAGCTGATTGGCTAACAAAACTCATAACTAATGAACCAAAATTTTGGTTTTGGTTACATCGTAGATGGAAAAATGACCACCCTGAGATTTATGAAAAATAA